The DNA window gagccctaccaccaagtatgtaaaagacactattaattaaatatatatatccatataatatattgttaaatttagtataaaagcAGAGCTCTTCCGTTGCACTTATTCTGCTAACCCATGTGTAGTTTTTTTAATCTCGCGAATCTTCTTCGTCGCGTCTTCTTTGAGTGCGCGATGAACTCAACATGTTAAGCTTTAGTAAAAGTAATTTCACATAACTGAATATTATACActtttgagaaataaataatcttaacttTTAACGAATATTTAATGCTTGTATTTGCCATGTACTTACGCTAACTCTGGCGACAATTCTCTTGTCTGGAGTGGTCTTTACATCGGTCCCTTCATCCCAGCCACTTCCCAACATTTCATATTGAAAGCAGGAGCCGTCCATCACCCCCTCATTCGGATCACTGTACGTCACTAGTCCAAAGGAACAGAACCTCGGATGTTTTAGAAGTAACCATCTTGTACAAGGTATTTTGCTCAAAATGAAAAGTAATATGCAACCGATTATAGTCCCTATGGCGGAGAAAATGGAAGGGAAAGTTATATATGGCTGGTATTGGACCGGTCGCTTGTTATCCGTCGCTAATAAATGTCGTTGTGTGCGATGAACCACGAAACTGTCCGCACCCGGAAATGGGAGACACCATTTGTTTAAGTTCTTGTGGAGTAGGCACCTGGAAGCAATTTCagatatcattaattattatggcggtgaggaaacctgcatgtgtctaatttcatcgaaattctgccacatgtgcatttcaccaacccgcattggatcagcgtggtggaatatgttccaaaccctctccttaaagaaaagaggaggccttatctcagcagtgggaaatgtacaggctgttactttattttactttactttcattaattaatatattatagatactGATTGGTCTCCTGCGAAACTTCGcttttattcaaaacattttttcagAATTTCTCCAGATCATTATACTCAcgtaaaataaatgcaaatatttaataatagaatgTTTTAAGACTGAAATATCTACACCATTAAAACTTATTCTTTGGTCATTAATAATGGGAGATATATATCTCCCTATATTATAAATcctatattataaatctgaaaataattctatgtGTTACGTTTTAGCAACTGAAATTGTTGTCGGAGGCTGCGTGTTATTATATaagacttaaataaataaagaaggaGGTCGATAAGAGATCCCTTATACA is part of the Vanessa cardui chromosome 14, ilVanCard2.1, whole genome shotgun sequence genome and encodes:
- the LOC124535272 gene encoding saccharopine dehydrogenase-like oxidoreductase: MAYVSMKKMRQKRSFEVEPELKQRCLLHKNLNKWCLPFPGADSFVVHRTQRHLLATDNKRPVQYQPYITFPSIFSAIGTIIGCILLFILSKIPCTRWLLLKHPRFCSFGLVTYSDPNEGVMDGSCFQYEMLGSGWDEGTDVKTTPDKRIVARVSVSGVDPAYVGTAVAIIFSAITIIKEEEKLLPTRGVMTPGVAFRKTSLLKKLQENNIKFEIIEQSK